In Moorella sp. Hama-1, a single genomic region encodes these proteins:
- a CDS encoding TIGR01777 family oxidoreductase: MRVLVTGGTGLIGSALCTSLFRDGHQPVVLSRRPEAARARLGDGVEVVRWPGGEQLPAAVLQEVQAVVNLAGENIGAGRWTAARKELIMESRKEVTRNLVLAMVGAGERPKVLVNASAVGYYGPRGDEEVTEEDAPGDDFLARVCRAWEEEARRAEDLGLRVVILRFGLVLAREGGSLPRLVRSFRFFLGGPLGSGRQWVSWVHLEDALGLIRLALEEEGLAGPINVTAPQPVRMEELARILGRVLGRPSRLRLPAGVLRLALGEMAEMLLTGQRVLAERTLRAGYSFRYPGLEAALWDLL, from the coding sequence ATGCGGGTACTGGTTACCGGCGGCACGGGACTTATCGGGAGCGCGCTATGTACTTCACTTTTTAGGGACGGGCACCAGCCGGTGGTGCTTTCCCGCCGCCCGGAGGCAGCCCGAGCCAGGCTGGGCGACGGCGTAGAGGTGGTCCGCTGGCCCGGTGGCGAGCAACTGCCTGCAGCCGTCCTCCAGGAGGTGCAGGCGGTAGTCAACCTGGCCGGGGAGAACATCGGCGCCGGCCGCTGGACCGCGGCCCGGAAAGAGCTGATTATGGAGAGCCGTAAGGAAGTCACCCGGAACCTGGTGCTGGCCATGGTCGGGGCTGGGGAGCGGCCGAAAGTGCTGGTCAACGCCTCCGCCGTGGGCTATTACGGCCCCCGCGGCGACGAGGAGGTAACGGAGGAAGACGCCCCGGGAGACGACTTCCTGGCCCGGGTCTGTCGTGCCTGGGAAGAGGAGGCCCGCCGGGCGGAAGACCTGGGCCTGCGGGTGGTGATCTTGCGCTTTGGCCTCGTCCTGGCCCGGGAGGGGGGTAGCTTGCCCCGCCTGGTCCGGTCCTTCCGGTTCTTCCTGGGCGGGCCGCTGGGCTCCGGCAGGCAGTGGGTTTCCTGGGTGCACCTGGAGGACGCCCTGGGCCTAATCCGCCTGGCCCTGGAGGAAGAGGGGCTGGCCGGCCCGATTAACGTCACCGCGCCCCAGCCCGTGCGCATGGAGGAACTGGCCCGTATTCTGGGGCGGGTGCTGGGGCGGCCTTCCCGCCTGCGCCTGCCGGCTGGCGTGCTGCGGCTGGCCCTGGGGGAGATGGCAGAGATGTTGCTCACCGGCCAGCGGGTGCTGGCGGAGCGTACCCTCCGGGCTGGCTATTCCTTCCGCTACCCCGGCCTAGAGGCGGCCCTGTGGGATTTACTTTAA
- a CDS encoding DNA methyltransferase — MVTQSILHPSARLVWATKPEGEPHPKAVAFQIDEVVIPGQDPTLFSPEEAALHTREINRLFHGDNLPAMQGLLAQGYEGKINLIYIDPPFYSQANYTHRITAGGTEAGGELQVIERPAYQDTWGGGMDAYLDMLYPRLQLMYRLLAPDGSIYVHLDASISHYIKVLMDEIFGPDSFQREIIWRIGWISGYKSAARNWVRNHDNLLFYVKNPGKFTFNKEYLPYPPGYRRRDRQEATGKGYPLEDVWNANPFELALKGEESLDSIQIKSFSHEKSGFATQKNKSLLRRIIKASSNPGDLVADFFCGSGTTLVVAAEMGRRWLGCEIGRTGIQVTRKRLVAAGAGPFSIERVKPATNLNPGLSPNTDSLDTLGARPVTGAINDFLTGAPEGDCLTHAHQPALRLTRPEVIRVSDTLEQITVGLEAYTPPEPAENHHSRKAKASWETLLARARQDFSILIDYWAVDWDYDGSCFHSRWQAWKGYNKNETVPLRATALLLPVKPRTIAVQVVDIFGNEVLVTTNILRA, encoded by the coding sequence TTGGTTACCCAGAGTATATTGCATCCTTCCGCCCGTTTGGTCTGGGCAACCAAACCGGAAGGAGAACCCCACCCGAAGGCAGTCGCCTTCCAGATCGATGAAGTAGTCATTCCCGGACAGGACCCAACCCTTTTTTCACCGGAAGAAGCAGCCCTGCACACTCGAGAAATAAATCGCCTTTTCCACGGTGATAATCTCCCGGCCATGCAGGGGCTCCTGGCACAAGGGTATGAAGGTAAAATCAACCTTATTTACATTGATCCCCCTTTTTATAGCCAGGCCAATTATACCCACCGGATCACTGCCGGGGGGACCGAGGCCGGCGGGGAACTCCAGGTGATTGAACGCCCGGCCTATCAAGATACCTGGGGCGGTGGCATGGACGCCTACCTGGATATGCTCTACCCGCGCCTGCAGTTGATGTACCGGCTGTTGGCCCCCGATGGCAGCATCTATGTCCACCTGGATGCCAGCATCAGCCATTACATCAAGGTCCTGATGGATGAAATCTTCGGCCCGGACTCCTTCCAGCGGGAGATTATCTGGCGCATCGGCTGGATTTCCGGCTATAAAAGCGCCGCGCGTAACTGGGTGCGCAACCATGATAACCTGCTTTTTTATGTCAAGAACCCGGGTAAGTTTACCTTTAACAAGGAGTATCTACCCTACCCGCCGGGTTACCGGCGCCGTGACCGTCAGGAGGCTACGGGAAAGGGCTATCCTCTCGAAGACGTCTGGAACGCCAATCCCTTCGAACTGGCATTGAAAGGGGAGGAGAGCCTGGATTCCATCCAGATCAAAAGCTTCTCCCATGAGAAAAGCGGCTTTGCCACCCAGAAAAACAAAAGCCTGTTGCGGCGGATAATAAAGGCCTCCTCCAACCCGGGGGACCTGGTAGCCGACTTTTTCTGCGGCTCGGGCACCACCCTGGTCGTTGCCGCCGAAATGGGGCGGCGCTGGCTGGGGTGTGAGATCGGCCGCACTGGAATCCAGGTGACCCGCAAGCGCCTGGTAGCGGCCGGGGCCGGGCCCTTTAGCATCGAAAGGGTTAAACCGGCAACGAACCTCAACCCCGGGCTATCACCAAATACCGATTCCCTTGACACCCTTGGTGCAAGACCAGTAACCGGGGCAATTAATGACTTCCTTACCGGTGCCCCGGAGGGCGATTGCCTTACCCATGCCCACCAGCCAGCCTTGCGTCTCACCAGGCCCGAAGTAATACGGGTAAGCGATACCCTGGAGCAAATAACCGTCGGCCTGGAAGCCTATACCCCGCCAGAACCTGCAGAAAACCATCACTCCCGTAAAGCAAAGGCCAGCTGGGAAACCTTACTGGCCCGCGCCCGGCAGGACTTCTCCATCCTTATCGATTACTGGGCCGTGGATTGGGATTACGACGGCAGTTGCTTCCACAGCCGGTGGCAGGCCTGGAAGGGTTATAATAAAAATGAAACCGTGCCCCTGCGGGCCACGGCCCTTTTACTGCCGGTAAAGCCAAGAACTATTGCCGTCCAGGTGGTGGATATTTTCGGTAACGAGGTACTCGTTACGACTAACATACTGCGGGCTTGA
- a CDS encoding NAD(P)H-dependent oxidoreductase, with the protein MSNLLAINGSPRGRESNTERLLQPFLAGAREAGATTETIYVTDLKINDCRGCFTCWTSTPGRCVFRDDMLEVLAKIKAADILVLGTPLYHYGMTARLKRLLERTLPLADPHIIKNGDHYTHPGREGDFNSGMVLIANCGFPDRRHFSALEEHMRQLTKDRPERLLASILCAGGEILRHGGPAFDWYLAALHRAGKEIVEQGHLSTETAATLAQELVPVEMYLQMANAYWDSQIKEGNPLGAAETTAEEKNDAPGAIPVAPLADENVTTKNKQPPTATNPTRPGGEPDAGVLPRTCREAVLGMPAAFNPAAAGNLKAVLQISLSGEGGGDYHLVIAGGSCKAFEGRSVEATTTINAPADVWLRIARGELDGAAALMQGLYRVTGDFGLMMRMNELFSGPATGAAAPAPARPAGPLPLPGMAWLSVAFLPWTLNWLGTGLHLNPFSSWVAPALLALAIWLYRRLYNRPTWMDSVTAVYFLVTGLLILAGQNLPGTAADFSGNLFLGATWLATLATEEPLTAAYSRWNYPAGLATNPLFLRTNAIITAVWGEAFLFMALMALGMALIPEQKNLWLVLRYLPLVLAGVFTAWFPNWYPARVAAGGRKAA; encoded by the coding sequence ATGTCTAACCTGCTGGCAATTAACGGCAGCCCCCGGGGCCGGGAAAGCAACACCGAACGCTTGCTGCAACCCTTCCTGGCCGGGGCCCGCGAGGCGGGAGCCACTACCGAGACTATTTACGTTACCGATTTAAAGATTAACGATTGTCGCGGTTGTTTTACCTGCTGGACAAGTACTCCAGGCCGTTGCGTCTTTCGTGATGACATGCTAGAGGTACTGGCAAAGATCAAAGCAGCTGATATCCTGGTCCTGGGTACACCCTTATACCATTACGGCATGACAGCGCGATTAAAGCGGTTGTTGGAGCGCACCCTGCCCCTGGCTGATCCCCATATCATTAAAAATGGTGACCATTACACCCATCCCGGCCGGGAGGGTGATTTTAACTCCGGTATGGTTCTGATTGCTAACTGTGGTTTCCCGGATCGGAGGCATTTTTCCGCCCTGGAGGAGCATATGCGCCAGTTGACCAAGGATCGTCCGGAAAGGCTACTGGCCAGCATCCTGTGCGCCGGGGGGGAGATCCTGCGCCACGGCGGCCCAGCCTTCGACTGGTACCTGGCAGCCCTGCACCGGGCAGGAAAGGAAATAGTCGAACAGGGGCATTTAAGCACGGAAACTGCCGCCACCCTGGCACAGGAACTGGTGCCCGTGGAAATGTACCTCCAGATGGCCAATGCTTACTGGGACAGCCAGATAAAAGAAGGAAATCCGCTAGGAGCGGCAGAAACGACGGCAGAAGAAAAAAACGATGCTCCCGGCGCAATCCCTGTTGCTCCCCTGGCGGACGAAAACGTTACTACCAAAAATAAACAGCCCCCAACGGCGACCAACCCCACCCGTCCGGGAGGAGAGCCTGATGCCGGAGTGCTGCCGCGTACCTGCCGGGAAGCCGTCCTGGGGATGCCGGCCGCCTTTAACCCGGCCGCCGCCGGTAACCTGAAGGCCGTATTGCAGATCAGTTTAAGTGGCGAAGGCGGCGGCGATTACCATTTAGTTATCGCAGGCGGCAGCTGTAAGGCCTTTGAGGGCCGGTCGGTAGAGGCGACGACTACCATCAACGCCCCCGCTGATGTCTGGCTGAGGATCGCCAGGGGGGAACTGGACGGGGCCGCGGCCTTGATGCAGGGCCTTTACCGGGTCACCGGCGATTTCGGCCTGATGATGCGGATGAACGAGCTGTTTTCCGGCCCGGCAACAGGCGCAGCGGCCCCGGCCCCGGCACGCCCGGCTGGACCCCTCCCCCTACCCGGCATGGCCTGGCTTTCGGTGGCCTTTCTGCCCTGGACCCTAAACTGGCTGGGAACCGGCCTGCACCTGAACCCATTTTCCAGCTGGGTGGCGCCGGCCCTTTTGGCCCTGGCTATCTGGCTCTACCGCCGGCTTTATAACCGTCCCACATGGATGGATAGTGTCACCGCCGTCTATTTCCTGGTGACCGGCTTGTTGATCCTGGCCGGCCAAAACCTGCCGGGTACAGCAGCCGATTTCAGCGGCAACCTGTTCCTGGGGGCCACCTGGCTGGCTACCCTGGCGACAGAAGAGCCCCTGACGGCAGCCTATTCCCGCTGGAATTACCCCGCCGGCCTGGCCACCAATCCCCTCTTTCTGCGTACCAACGCTATTATTACCGCCGTCTGGGGCGAGGCTTTCCTGTTCATGGCGCTTATGGCCCTGGGGATGGCCCTTATACCTGAGCAAAAAAACTTATGGCTTGTTTTGCGTTACCTCCCCCTGGTTCTGGCCGGAGTTTTTACGGCCTGGTTCCCCAACTGGTACCCGGCCCGCGTGGCCGCCGGCGGCCGGAAAGCGGCCTGA
- a CDS encoding DMT family transporter, whose translation MSLPLPDPKTSTTSIKDHLALLLTTTIWASTFINIKNVLMQVPPNTLAFLRFLVAGLVLGFYLLGRRQPFVKRQDWPLVALTGLTGVTLYNFLQNQGLKSAGATDAAILAAMAPVFIALLAWLFLGEKVSRRQVGGIIMAFCGSAQVATKGSLDGLALNPARLYGDLLVLLTGLSWAVYSISLKRLLNRYQPVTVLTSSTIAGTIFLFPLALLEFPVNWSAINLSGWLSILYLGLLASALAYLIWNTVLTRVAAVTAGVYLYLLPVIAAVMAAVFLGETPGLYTIAGGIIVLLGTYLAGK comes from the coding sequence TTGTCTTTACCTTTACCTGATCCCAAAACCTCAACAACGTCAATCAAGGACCACCTGGCCTTGCTTCTTACAACAACTATCTGGGCCAGTACCTTTATCAATATTAAGAACGTCCTTATGCAAGTGCCCCCCAATACCCTGGCTTTCTTACGTTTCCTGGTAGCCGGCCTGGTGCTGGGGTTCTACCTCCTTGGGCGGCGCCAGCCCTTTGTAAAGCGGCAGGATTGGCCGTTGGTAGCCCTGACTGGTTTGACTGGTGTTACCCTGTATAATTTCCTGCAAAACCAGGGATTAAAGTCTGCCGGGGCCACTGATGCTGCCATCCTGGCCGCCATGGCGCCGGTGTTTATCGCCTTGCTGGCCTGGCTGTTCCTGGGGGAAAAGGTATCCCGGCGCCAGGTAGGCGGTATTATCATGGCCTTTTGCGGCTCGGCCCAGGTAGCCACCAAAGGCTCCCTGGACGGGCTGGCCTTAAATCCGGCCCGGTTGTATGGCGACCTCCTGGTTCTCCTCACAGGCCTCTCCTGGGCTGTTTACAGCATCAGCCTGAAACGTCTCCTTAACCGCTATCAGCCGGTTACTGTCCTGACATCATCGACAATAGCCGGTACCATTTTTCTCTTTCCCCTGGCCCTCCTGGAGTTCCCTGTTAATTGGTCAGCCATTAACTTATCCGGCTGGCTCAGTATCCTGTACCTGGGTCTCCTGGCTTCCGCCCTGGCCTATCTAATCTGGAACACCGTCCTCACCAGGGTAGCTGCCGTCACTGCCGGGGTTTACCTGTACCTGTTACCGGTTATAGCCGCCGTTATGGCCGCTGTTTTTCTCGGGGAAACACCCGGGCTTTATACCATTGCCGGCGGTATCATCGTTCTTCTGGGTACCTACCTGGCCGGAAAATAA
- a CDS encoding acylphosphatase, producing the protein MPLVRAHFWVKGYVQGVGFRYFVLRQAAAWQLNGWVRNRYNGSVEGVVEGPEGQVKEFLDSCRQGPAWAEVQELQVQYEEPRGETTFRIRDSV; encoded by the coding sequence TTGCCTTTGGTAAGAGCACATTTCTGGGTGAAGGGGTATGTTCAAGGGGTGGGTTTTCGCTATTTTGTCCTGCGCCAGGCGGCGGCTTGGCAGCTGAACGGGTGGGTGCGCAACCGTTATAACGGCAGTGTTGAGGGCGTGGTCGAAGGACCTGAGGGGCAGGTGAAGGAATTCCTGGATAGCTGCCGGCAGGGGCCGGCCTGGGCGGAGGTCCAGGAATTGCAGGTCCAGTATGAGGAGCCCCGGGGCGAGACGACCTTCAGGATACGGGATTCAGTATAA
- a CDS encoding glycerol-3-phosphate acyltransferase gives MLSWPVVLTGIFMAYAVGSLAGGHFISKVLYDTDVRQVGSGNAGTTNVLRNLSIAAGIMTFVWDAVKGFLVVFLGLKGGGVELAVTMALAAVAGHNWPVYWRFQGGKGLATSLGVALALYPPVVLPAVIVLGLLVLLTRNSDLATVLTFSMLPFYFGFREGPGWYLVFGLGLAAIIWLKHGPLLLRK, from the coding sequence GTGTTGTCCTGGCCAGTTGTCTTGACAGGTATCTTTATGGCCTACGCGGTGGGTTCTCTAGCCGGTGGGCATTTTATCAGTAAAGTATTGTATGATACCGATGTCCGCCAGGTGGGTAGCGGCAATGCCGGCACCACGAATGTGCTCCGTAACCTGAGCATAGCCGCGGGAATCATGACCTTTGTCTGGGATGCAGTCAAGGGTTTTCTCGTGGTCTTCCTGGGTCTGAAAGGGGGTGGGGTGGAACTGGCCGTCACCATGGCCCTGGCGGCGGTAGCCGGGCATAACTGGCCTGTCTACTGGCGGTTTCAAGGGGGCAAGGGGCTGGCCACCAGCCTGGGGGTAGCCCTGGCCCTGTACCCACCAGTTGTTTTGCCGGCCGTCATAGTTCTGGGCCTGTTAGTACTCCTTACCCGTAACAGCGACCTGGCCACCGTCCTGACCTTCAGTATGTTACCCTTTTATTTTGGGTTCCGCGAAGGCCCGGGTTGGTATCTGGTCTTTGGCCTGGGGTTGGCGGCGATTATCTGGCTCAAGCACGGCCCCCTGCTGTTGCGGAAATAA
- a CDS encoding energy-coupling factor ABC transporter ATP-binding protein has protein sequence MLEADRVSFTYPDGTRALHQVSLSIQEGQKIAVLGPNGAGKSTLFLHFNGILKPREGCIYFAGARVNYSHQALTWLRQQVGFVFQDPDSMLFSASVRQEISFGPLNLGLGREEVEQRVDTAMTATGITDLRDKPTHFLSYGQKKRVAIASVLAMEPRVIIFDEPTAYLDPRSTREVISLLEGLSRQGKTIILSTHDVDVAYSWADYIYVLARGQVIGAGIPDDVFSNNKLLEEADLARPWLLEVYDDLQNKGWLPAGAPVPKSKEELLELIPYRTRSKVAI, from the coding sequence ATGTTAGAAGCAGACAGAGTTTCCTTTACTTACCCTGATGGCACTCGGGCCCTGCACCAGGTTTCTTTAAGTATCCAGGAGGGCCAAAAAATTGCCGTCCTGGGACCCAACGGGGCCGGGAAGTCGACCCTTTTCCTGCATTTTAACGGCATCCTGAAACCCCGGGAAGGCTGCATCTACTTCGCCGGAGCCAGGGTTAATTATAGCCACCAAGCCCTGACTTGGTTACGCCAGCAGGTAGGCTTCGTCTTTCAAGACCCCGACAGTATGCTCTTTTCCGCCAGCGTCCGCCAGGAGATATCCTTCGGACCGCTAAACCTGGGCCTGGGCCGGGAAGAGGTAGAGCAAAGGGTGGATACCGCCATGACGGCCACTGGCATCACCGACCTCCGGGATAAACCGACTCATTTTTTAAGCTACGGACAGAAAAAGCGGGTAGCCATCGCCAGCGTTCTGGCCATGGAACCCCGGGTGATAATTTTCGACGAGCCTACGGCTTACCTAGATCCGCGGTCCACCCGGGAAGTGATTTCTTTACTAGAGGGTCTCAGCCGGCAGGGCAAAACGATTATTCTCTCCACCCATGATGTGGATGTGGCCTACAGCTGGGCCGATTATATTTACGTCCTGGCCCGGGGTCAGGTCATCGGTGCGGGTATACCAGATGATGTCTTTAGCAACAATAAGCTCCTGGAGGAGGCCGACCTGGCCCGGCCATGGTTGCTGGAGGTTTACGACGACCTGCAAAATAAAGGCTGGCTGCCGGCAGGGGCGCCAGTCCCGAAAAGCAAAGAGGAATTGCTGGAACTGATTCCTTATCGCACAAGATCGAAGGTAGCTATTTAA